In Ananas comosus cultivar F153 linkage group 10, ASM154086v1, whole genome shotgun sequence, the sequence AATAATAGGTCCCACATACCTGAATATGTATGGAAATAGTTATTTGATAAAGCTTGAAATGGTCATTTAAGATAAGCAAATAGCATGCATCAGAGGAAGTCTCGAAGAGTATAAGAATAAGGAAGCAGAGCTTACTCACTAGGAATAATAATAGTCGCAATAACAGACGGCTCCCAACAAGCAGCTACACGTTTTCCAGGATTTGAAGCCAGTGCAGCAGGATTCTGGACTTGTATTTTACTGCAGAAGGAAAGCAGAATTGGATGACATAATTAAGTTTATAGGTTGCTAATCTAATATTACACAGTAAATCGTACCTTCCATCTGCATACTCAAAAATATACGGTACAGTTGGTATTGTTGATATTACTCGAGCTCCATAttcctatattatatatatagtaccgaAAAGTGTCAAGGAAAAGTTAGTCATAAGTCTTAATTTGATTTACACAGTTACTAGATTGGATGAATTTGGGAGAACATCGAATCAataaaaatagaggttagataATGGACACAGAGGTTTGATCAATGAATATACAGGTTGAACAACAGCAAGATTCCCAAAACCAAGAACAAACAAGCAGAGAAAGAGATACTATACTTGTTCAAGCCGTTGATGAAAGACATCCATGTGAAGCAAACCCAGGAAGCCACACCTGCCCATGAGATGATGAGATATGACACTCATATGCAAAATCTATATGTGGAAGTAcaacagaaaaaagaagaagaaacaaaatgGTATATTAAATGCATGAGAAAAGTACCTAAATCCCATGCCTAGTGCAGTACTAGTCTCTTTCATGACTGATACACTTGCATCATTGCATGTCAGTCTCTCTATTGCATGGTTAAGAGCATCAAAATCAGATCCATCAGCCGGATAGAGACCAGAGAACACCATATGCTTCGCAGGCTTGAAACCTGAAAGACTGATTGTAACTAAAATGCTACAAACTCCTTGATTACCAGCCAAATCTCATAAAGATACTAAATTTTATTGGTTATGCTcccaacaaaagaaaaacttgATTTCAAGGGTTAACTACAAATTTAGTTTACTTAAATGTGACTCGCATTTGTGATTGTAAGACTAAAGTCCCTAAAGTTCAACCCCAAATTTAATATCTTCAGAGCTTCAACTTGGTCCCTCTAGTTCGATCTCTGTTTAAATTTCAACACTGAAAATTTTCtcggattttaattttgtcCTTAATCTTTTTGACTTGAGCTGTCCGATAGTTGTGCTGGCATGGCACTCCTTCAGATGGCATCAAAGACTAAACTGGTGCAATTGAAACTATAGGGATGGAATTGAAATCAAAGGTCAAAGATCAGGGCCTAACTTTGTAAATAATCATAACTTCGAAAAGCAATAAGATGCAGTGCCGCACCTGGGAGTGGGTCTACTGTGAACTTGGCATGGTAAAGCGTATCGCCAACACGTGCCTCTTTTGTTGAACGCATACCACTTACAACATAACCAACTTGTCCAGTGAATAGAACTCCAGTCGAGGTAAGTTCTGGGTGCATTATACCCACATCTAGAACCTCATAAGTCTGTGAGGTTGCAGCTGAACCAATCTTATCGCCTTTTCGAAGAGCGCCATCAACAACAGCGACATGGCAGATCACTCCTTTATATTCATCGTAGTAAGAATCTAATAAAAGCATCCGTAAAGGTGAATCACGCTTTCCATCTGGAGAAGGTATTCGCTCTATAACAGCGGGTAGGACTTGGTCGAGGCCTTTACCAGTCTTCGCAGAAGTGAGAAGAGCATCTTCAGGATCAAGATCAAATAGAGACTTTAATTGAGATTTAACACGTTCGGGATCAGCAGTAGGCTGATCAATTTTGTTAATTACAGGGATTATGGTTAGGTTTGACTCGAATGCAAGATGAAAATTAGCCACTGTTTGTGCTTGGACTCCTTGGGCAGCATCAACTACTAAAAGAGCACCCTGGCAAGCCGCAAGAGATCTTGAGACCTCGTAGCTGAAGTCCACGTGACCCGGAGTGTCGATGAGATTTAGCAGAAAACTTGGGGAATCTTGTTTATCAGAAGAATTAGTGCCACCAACGGTGTGTCTGTGGAACATGGTTGCTGTTTGCGCCTTAACTGTGATCCCCCTTTCTCTTTCCACCTATAATTACAAAGCCAAACACAAATTTATAACACAAACCTCGGTGCAGATGCATAGCAGTACAAGCTTCAAACTAAAGCTTATGCTTTTGGGCGTCATTGCAGCTTCCTATTACAAGCGGAATATTCAATCTTATGTTCTGCCAAACATCTGGGCTCTACTTCTCAAGTAGAGAAGCTATTCTAAAGTGGTTAAGCAGGCACCCAAACTTATATAATTATGGATATTTCATGTTCCACCACTCCAATCAACTAATATTGAAGAACGAGACTACCATTTAACCTAACTCTCTTGCCACACACATTAATGTTAAGCCAAATCTCAAACAGATAATAAGTGCCCCACCATTCTGATAAAAAACACTGAATAGAAACAGATCAAAAGAAGATCTTTATTCACAATATCTGCTATACCTGTAGCTTATCTAGATACTGGGGTTGGCCATGGCCCCTTTTGATGGTCCCAGTGAGCTCCAGAAGCCGATCGGCGAGCGTCGACTTGCCGTGGTCGACATGAGCGATGATGGAAAAGTTCCGAATCCTCTCCGGCGGATACTGGCTCAAATCCACCACCCCTTCTCTACAATTATGCCGCGATTGGGAGCAAAAGGAGCGATCTTTACCTGAGGCAAGCGGATCAGGATCGTGATACGTCGCGATTCGTCGGGAGATCGACGAGAGAGGTCGGAGCTTCGACCTCGCCTCCCTTGAGGCTCGCATGAGGGCGGCCATTGGAGCACGGGATCGAGCTCGACGTGGATTTTGTGGGGTGTCGCGGGAGGTTAGAGGAGGAATCGGGGAGGAgagagggttagggttttggaagGGGTTTCCATGTGGAGAGCGGGACGCAATAGAGTTTTACCAACTCGAGCTAAACCTGTTCTACTGATGCACCCGCATGCACgcatacatacatgcatacatacgTATGTAGCGGTTATGTATACATACAAGTATACAAGCATATACCACTCAAACAATTATGATTTGCACTTAAGTCCTATTTTGAGTACTCATTTTCCTGCTATGgaggtttttaaatttttttatggtaAAAGGAGGgagtttaatatttaatttagagGTACTCCAAATTGGCACCAATCCCAGAGCAAAATGCCCACGCATAGAGGGCTTAtccacaaaatatttttttttttttaatcgatgtaaatataaaataatatttccgAATATTATGTGAtaataagtataaattatataaaaatatagttgacatgttatataaattattataatattttaaaaaattaagaacatGTTTGGTCCATTATATAATAAAGCGTTATTTAATAAAGCACTATTTAGTGGGATTTTTAGGAAAagctataataatttttttttgtagtcgTAACGAAAAATTACGatactaaatattttataatcattttaaaaaaattatattttagggTTGAAGTAGTTATTTGCACACATTTGGTTCTTTGGGGCTTCTAATTGAATTATTATACTTCTAATTATAAAGTGTAAGAAATGTTGCAGAGAAAATGGTTTATATgaaatattttgtcaaaatatcATAAAGTACAGGATTATTCATACAAATATACACAAGATGAACAGCAACAGAGTGTCTTCGTTGAAATACACAAATATTTGAGGACTAAGTTGCAAAAAGTCACCACCTCCCTCTCCCGCCAACTCCACATTTCAGTTTGGCTATAAATATAACCCGCGGATTAAACGAGCCCCTTCGTTTATCGTCcccaactccctctctctctctctctctctctccctccgtGTCTCCCCTCATAATCGAGGCTTCGCGAGGAACTAGAAAACCTGAGCGAATCGAAGGTAAACATCTCCTCTTCGCGGTTTCCTTTAATCGGAACTGGAGATCGCTTCTTTTTATCACGGATTTGATCATCTGATGAATCTCACTGGGAGAAACCCTAACTATTTTACAATTTGATCGTTAGTGTTGTTAGGGTAAAGCATTTTCAGTTGGATTACCGAAATTTCTAGGTCTCTGTGGTTCTTGTACGAGTTTTTGATCTATTTGTGCTTGATCCGAAGGTTCAAAGATTTGAATAGGATTTGAGAAAGCCCCTTTGATGATTTTCACTAGAATGTTTAACTTTTAAACTGAGCATTATCTTTTGAATCATGCTCGTCCAGTTTGATATCAGCATATGATTCTGTTTTATGCATGTTAATAGGTGTTCTTTCTTTAGGAATGTATAGCTGTTTAGGTCTGTGGTTCGTTTATGAGTCTTTCAATTATCTATGCTTAATCCGAAGAGTCAAAGATTTGAATAAGATTTGATGAGGCCTCTATGGCTGATTTTAGTTCattaatatgtataattagcATGTCTAATTTTTGAACTGTTAATTATCTTCTTAATCGTGCTTGTCTTGTCTGATATAAGGATATATGATTCTGTTATTGAGCATGATTACATTGTCCTTCTTTGGGAATCTGTAGCCTGATTTCTCGTCAAATTCATCTTGATCTCACTGTCACAGTCAATGCTCTATTGACTCTTGATTGGTGTTGATTCACCAACAGTTGTGTATTCATGTTTCCATTTTTTTCCAAGAATCATTAGCCTGATTCTTACCTCTATTTCCTAATTGTTGTATTGATAAATTCTCGCCTATTGGTGAATTGTAATATGTAAATCTTTACATGTGCAGTATTAAATCGAAAACTACATTTGacacagagaaaaaaaatctttctttaGTATTGAGAAGCTAACATTGTCTCAATTATGTGAAAGTGTGAGGTGTTGGTTTGAAGTCAAATAGGGGGTGTGGAGAAGAGATTTCATGCCTCCTgaagaataaattttattttattttttgagtagataaaaatatttatttatttatttgtcttGCTCCTGTAGGGCTTGAATActtgaatcaatttttttttttgagagaaattcTTGAATCATTTTAGTTCACGAAAATGGAGAACACTGCAAGGCGGAGGCTAATGAGCGAATATAGGAAATTGGTGGAGAATCCTCTTGAGGGTATCAGTGCCGAGCCCCTGGACGACAACCTCTTCATCTGGAAAGCTTTTATTACAGGGTATTATATGATAACCCCGGACATTTATAGGACCAAGACCACAGTAGTTGTTCTTACCTTAATGATTAtaggtgaaaatgtatgaataATCCTATACTATATTGAAATATTGTAAATCAGTCCCTGAAATTCTCATTTAACGACTGTCCCTGAACTTTCTTATATGCCGCAATTCAATCCCCTGAACTTTCTCATATAATGCAAGTCAATCCCTGACTGTCGGAAAAAAGCTTTAAGTTTTTCCTGTAAAATGATCTTTTTCCCCTCTATCTAAAATGATTTTCTTGTTTTAGTTCACTTCATTTGTGTTTAGAAAGGGCATTTTTATAGGAAATAAGTCCCCCGTATAGTCACATAATGCCAATTTATTTGGGGATGGAATTGTAGAATATGGTGAAGTTCAGGAGTAAAGTGTTTAAATGAAAGTTCAAGGAAAGTCACAATAGTGAATAGTAGGGAGACTATCCGTACAGTTTATCTTCAATTCTGTGTTATTCCAAGGTGTCATTCCACTAAGCTAAAACATGCTTTGTCTTTCAACTGCAGCCTTCGTGACACCCCTTGGCAAAGAGGTGAGGCCATTGAAATgcccattttttctttttttgaagtGAAAGTTGATCCTTGAGGCTTGATTGCCTTTCATTAGCTATGAATTCTTGTTTGTTTATTCCAAATTTTTGTGCAACTTtctatttttgtaatttctttttttttggaaagcttgctattgtatatttttgtaatttaatctTCTTTTAACAGTGCCTTTTCAATAGTAACTAACAAAGTGGCTGACAGTGCTTTTCTTGTTTTCTGTTCTTCTTGAATTATCAGGCCGATTTGAACTAAGACTTCAATTTTCTGATGATCATCCAAATCGTCCACCAATAGTGTGCTTCGTTTGTCCAATGTTTCATCCAAACGGTTTGTTGTGCTATGACTCCTGTATGGATACCTTGCTAAGGATGCcgttaatatattttttcagttGGTTAGGTGAAAAggtaactcttttttttttttataatatctgTATCTGGTTTATTGAATCAGATTGTTTTCTGCCTTCTGTTTTGAAGCTTTATTCAC encodes:
- the LOC109716333 gene encoding translation factor GUF1 homolog, mitochondrial → MAALMRASREARSKLRPLSSISRRIATYHDPDPLASGKDRSFCSQSRHNCREGVVDLSQYPPERIRNFSIIAHVDHGKSTLADRLLELTGTIKRGHGQPQYLDKLQVERERGITVKAQTATMFHRHTVGGTNSSDKQDSPSFLLNLIDTPGHVDFSYEVSRSLAACQGALLVVDAAQGVQAQTVANFHLAFESNLTIIPVINKIDQPTADPERVKSQLKSLFDLDPEDALLTSAKTGKGLDQVLPAVIERIPSPDGKRDSPLRMLLLDSYYDEYKGVICHVAVVDGALRKGDKIGSAATSQTYEVLDVGIMHPELTSTGVLFTGQVGYVVSGMRSTKEARVGDTLYHAKFTVDPLPGFKPAKHMVFSGLYPADGSDFDALNHAIERLTCNDASVSVMKETSTALGMGFRCGFLGLLHMDVFHQRLEQEYGARVISTIPTVPYIFEYADGSKIQVQNPAALASNPGKRVAACWEPSVIATIIIPSEYVGPIITLCSERRGEQLEYSFIDSQRALMKYRLPLREIIVDFYNELKSITSGYATFDYEDSEYQKSDLVKLDVLLNGQPVDAMATIVHSLKAQRVGRELVDKLKKLIDRQMFDITIQAAIGSKVVARETLSAMRKNVLAKCYGGDVTRKKKLLEKQKEGKKRMKRIGSVDIPQEAFHELFKIS